The genomic stretch TTGATTGAACATACTCACCCACGGGATGGATTTTCATTTTTTATCAGTATAACGCAAGCGCATCCGCATCGCCAGTGGGTGGAACCGGCGGCACGTTTGGGGCAGAATTCCCATCCCATGCGAGCGTAAGAACTCACCCGGCCGCCGGAGGCGGATGAGACGGACGGACGAGCCTACGCATCCTCTGCAGGAGCCCTTTGGAGAATGCGATGCGCTCGATGATCTCAGGGGGAAGCGGGCGTCGACCTCGCACGCCGACCAATCCCATTCTTTCCGCGGGGGGGATTTTCGAGAGAACGGAGTAGCGCGGGCACGCGATGCACGGGATGTCGCCGGGCGCATCCGCGCGGCCCAGCAGGGCCCGTTTCAGATGCCGGTACCCTGGATCCTCCACACACCGGGCAAGGCCCCTGTCAAATACGTTCCCGAAATCCTTCCATAGATTCACGCAGCACCCAAGAAGGCGGCCATCCCAGTTAATCTGCGGGGAGAACCATACGAGGGAACAGGGACCGGATGCCTGCCGGAGGCGCGCGCGGACGTCCCCACTTCCCGCCCCCTCCCCCGCACCCAGTCCCGTTTCGCGCGCCACATAGTCGCGGTCGCGTAGAGGGGAGAACGAAGAATCCCAGTTTGTCTTGGGGATGAAGTGCATGCCCAGTTCCCCGGCCATGCGCCGCGCCGCGGGGATCTCGTGCTCATTGTGGCCGAAGACGACGAACTGCCAGTGGAGATGCGGTGTCTCGGACCGGTACCGCTTCTTGAAATAGTTCAACCGCTCGAGATTGTCTATCACGCGCCTGAAATCGCCCCCCCTCCTGTAGAGCCCGTACGTCTCGGGAGACGCCCCGTCTATCGACACCGTCATCCCCTGGAACCCGAAACGGACCAGCGTTTCCAGCATCTCCTCGCTCACGGTGTTCAGGTTCACCCCATTCCACGCGGTGAGCGAAACCCCCCTTTCCCGTGCGTAGCGGGTGATGGCGGCGAGGTGCGGATTGAGAAAGATCTCCCCGTAGTTGGATAGTTCGATTGTGCGTATGGCGCGGTGCGCATCGACGAATCTCTTGAAGTTCTCGAACGACAGGAATCCGCGCCCGAGGAATCCCATCTGGTCCTGGCTTTGGGGGCAGACCGAGCACCTGAGCTGGCAGACGGTGGAGGCGTCGATATTCACGCTCGTGCCGAGGATGCCGTACCGGAGATAGGCAACGGCGAGATCCCTCGTCCCTCGCACCGCTGTCCGCCATGGAGGATCGGCCATGGATCACCTCGCCCCGAAAGAATCGTTTCCGCCATCGCGCTGCACCGAGCGCCGAGACGGTTTTGGGGAGCGCCGCGCGCGGTATTTTCGCCGGCAAAAAGGGATGCCCCGCTCCGCAGGTTACGATCGGTCACTGTAGCGTTGCGGGCGGATGCTGTCAAACGTTTTGTTCCGCCGCCGGTGCCGTGGTATACTTTGCCCGGAGTGCCTATGGCGGACGGACGGCAGTTCATCAGCGTGGTGGTCCCCACGCGCAACCGGCGCGATACGCTCGGCAGGTGCCTCGAGGGATTCCGCCTCCAGGCACTCCCCGCCGATTGTTTCGAGGTGGTCGTCGTGGACGACGGCTCCGACGACGGCACCGGCGCGCTGCTCGCCGAAGCCGCGAAGGGGATGCGGAACCTTCGGCATTTCCGGCAGGAGCCCGGCGGTCCCGCGGCGGCGAGGAATATTGGAATACGGGAGGCGCGGGGACCCCTCGTTCTTTTCACCGGCGACGACTGCATCCCCTCCCCCGATCTCCTCGTGGAGCACGCCCGGACGCACCGCCTGCACCCCAGCGTCGCCGTGCTCGGCTACGTCACCTGGCATCCCGATCTCGAGGTGACGCCGTTTATGCGCTACCTCGCCGTCGACATGCAGTTCAGCTTCCCGCGGATCGAGAAGACGCCGCGCAGCGTCACCTTCAACCTCTTCTACACATCCAACATCTCCGTGGAGAAACGCCTCCTCGAGGCGGCGGGGCTCTTCGACGAGGATTTCAAAGACGCCGTCTTCGAGGACGTCGAGATGGGGTACCGCCTCTGGAAGACAGGGGTGGGCACCGTCTACAACCGGAGGGCGATCACCTACCATTACCACCCCGTCACCCTCGAGGAGTACATCCGGCGCAGCGTCAAGCGGGGCCGGGCGGCCGCCCTGCTCTACAGGAAGCACCCCGAACTCAAGAGCACCGACTTCATCCACCTCGAGGACCTCACCGACCCCAAGGTGCGGTTCGACTTCTACAACGCCGTGCTCCGCTACCACAACGCAGTCGGCCTCCAGGAGGTGTTGGCGGAACCAGACGCGGCGGGCCCGATCGCACTGATCCCGCTCGAGGATCGGCTTCGGAACTGGGCCGGGGAAAGCCTCGACCGGCTCGCGGGGATCGCCCGCGGCCAGAAGACGCAGATCGAGGCGTTGGAGCGCGCCGTGCGGGACGCGCAGCAGGCCTTGCGCGCGACGCAGGAAGCGCTCGCCGAGCGGGACCGGCTCGTCGCGACACTCGATGAGAAGAACGCCCGCAAGAACGCGCGAATCGACGAACTGGAGAGGTTCGAGCTGCGGGTGAAGAGTTCCCTTCCGTTCCGTGCGTACCTCGGCCTCGCCAAGCTCCTCGGAAGAGGAAAGTCACCCGCCGGGCCCCGATGAAAATCAGCTTCGTCACCGTCAACCTGCTCGAGAACGATGCGGTAGGGAACGACATCGGCGCGCGCATCGGCATCCTCTCCCGTGCGGGGCACGACTGCCGCGTTTTCGTCTCCCGCGACTTCCCCGCTGTCCGCAGGGATTGCGCCTCCCTGGCGACGCTCGCCTCTTACCCAGAGTTCCTTCTCGCAAGCCGGTTCGCCGACCGGCTCGCCCCCTCGGCGGATGACCCCTTTCGGTGCCACCAGGACGCGGACATCTCGTTCTACAACTACTTCGGCGGGAGCGAACTATACCATTCCATCGCGCTTCCACACCGGGGGATCAGGGTCTTCGACTACCACGGGGTGACGTCGCCGGAACTCGTCGACGATGTCGCCGCGCGGGGGACCTACGAACGCGGCGTCCGGGAGACCGCCCTCGTCCGATACGCCGATTTCGCCCTGGTGCGAAGCGCCTATATGCGCGACGAGCTCGCCCGGACCTTCGGCTTCCCCGCGGACCGGATCACCGTGCTCCCCTACGAGACGGACACCTCGCGGTTCACGCCCGGCCCCCGCGACCCCGCACTGGCCCAGCGGTACGGCCTCGCGGGGCGGCGCGTGCTCCTCTACGTCGGGAGAATGGCCTCGCACAAGAAGATAGACGAGCTCGTGCAGGCGCTCGCCGCAACGCGGCGCGAGATCCCCGACGCCGTCCTCCTCCTCGTGGGCAACACCTCGGAGGCGGCCCACCGGCGGGTGATGGAGGAGGCGCTCCGTCGCGCCCGGGAGCTCGGCGTCGGGGACTCCGTGATCTTCACCGGGGAGATCGACCACGCCGCGCTTCCCGCCTACTACCGGCTCTGCGACCTGTTTGTCACCGCGAGCCGGCACGAGGGGTTCTGCATCCCGGTAATCGAGGCGATGGCGTGCGGCAAACCCGTGATCGGCGCGCGCGCGACGGCCCTTCCGGACACGATCGGCGACGGCGGTCTCCTTTTCGAACCGGGGGACCACAAGGCCCTCGCCGCCGCTGCGGCGCGCCTCCTCCGGGAGACGAAAGGCGGCGGCGACACTCCGTACCGCGCGTTGAGCCGCGCGGCGCTCGCCAGGGCGGGGCGCTTCTCAGCCGGATCGTACCGGCGCGCCTTCCTGGAGTTCGTAGAGCGGGCGGCAAAGCGGGAGCGCGGGGGGCACACGCCCGAGCCGCCGCCTCCCCCCGCCGTCTCCACCTCGCTTCCCGCGGCATTCTCGAGGTTGTGCGCCGGCGCAGACGTGTCCATCGACTACCACGACGCCTCACCGCGAAGGTTCGCAGGCCGCATGCTCAGCCGCGCGAGGGGCAAGGTCACCGCGCACCTGCGCCGCTTCTACCTCGACATCCTTGCGGCGCGCCAATCCGATTTCAACCGCTCGGCGACGCGCGCCGCGGATGAGATCGCCAGGTGCCTCTGCATCCTGAAGGATTCGCTCGACGAGCTCGACACCCGCCTGCGCAGGATCGAACAAGAACTCGAGGACCGTCGCCGCTGATCAGTCCCCGGCCCTCCGTGAAACCGAATGACGCCCCGATGACAGATCGCGCACAACCGCTGACGGCCGTCGTCGTCCTCAACTGGAACGGCCGCGCGCATCTCGAGACGTGCCTCTCCTCCATCCTCGGGCAGAGCCATCCCCGCACCGCGGCGTACCTTGTCGACAACGGAAGCACGGACGGCTCCGTCGGCTTCGTCCGAGAAAGATTCTCGAGGGTCCGCGTCATCGCGTTTCCTGAAAACACCGGTTTCTGCGCCGGCAACAACGCGGGGATGCGCGCCGCGCTCCGGGAGGGCGCGGACTACATACTCCTTCTGAACAACGACACGGAGATCGACCCCGGGTGCGTCGCGGCGCTCGTCCGCGAAGCGGAGACGGACCCGCTCATCGGCGCCTGCGGCTGCCGGATGCTCTTCTTCCACGAACGCACGTTGATCAACTCGACGGGGGTTGAAGCGTCGATCTACGGGCAGTGCTGGGACCGCGGCAAGGGACGCTTCAGCGGAGGGCGATGGCTCGAGGCGTGCGACATTCTGGCGGCATGCGGAGGCGCCCTCTTCCTCCGCGCCTCCGCGCTCCGTGAAACAGGGCTCCTGTGCGAGCGGTTCTTCACGTACTTTGAGGATGTGGACCTCTGCATCAGGTTGCGGGGCAAGGGATTCGGGGTCAGGTACGTGCCGGAGGCGGTCGTCTTCCACAAGCTCGGCGCCACCGCGGAGCTGCCGGTGTACACGCCGAGGAAGATGTTCTTCGTCCAGAGAAACCGTTTCCTCCTCGTCCTCAGGAACTGCCCCGCGCGCCTTCTTCCTTCGGTGATCATCGCCAACGCGGCGTTCGAACTGCGCCGAGCCCGGGCGCACCTTCGTCTCCGCGACGCCGATGCCCTGCTCGTGCAGGCGCGCGCCGTCATCTCCATCCTGTTCCTGCTCCCCGCCATCGCCCTCCATAGGCTCCGGACCCGCCGCGACGCGCGCGGGCGCGCGTGGTCGATGCTCCACACGCACCCTGACGCCTGCCCCGACCTCCTCCCGGATCCTCCCTCCCCTCCCGGCGAGGAGCTCTCAAACAGGGTCGTGATGGGCGCGCGGGAGGGAGGACGCGGGAAGGGATGGTACGGGCCGATGGAGGCCGACGGAACGCGTTTTCGCTGGATGGGTGCGCGGGCGACCGTTACGCTGCTTCTCCCGCCGGGGGAGGCGCGGCTCGCTCTCGTCATCGCCGATCCGTACCCGGACGCGCCGCGGAAGGAGTGCCTGGTGTACGGGGCGGGGGCCCTCCTCGGGCGCCTCACGCCGGATCGGTCGTTCAGGCGGCACGAACTCGCCTTTCACGGGAGACCGGGCGCCGTGGAGATCGTGCTGGAGGCCTCCGGGCTGATCGACGGTTTCGCGCTCGGCGAACCCGCCGACTTCTCCTTCCGCGTCAGCGAGATAGGCTTTCTCTGAATACCGGGCGGGGCGCCGGGACGATACACCGAGGTGGGAGAGGAGGCGGCACGCAATGGGCTGGGACTCATTCCCCAAGGGGACCTTGTATCGAAAAGCGCGTGAGATCGTGATGGGAACGGCGCGAAACGACTCCCTCCGGCAGATCGAGGAGCGGCTCCTCTGCATCGAGGAGTATATCCGCCAACGGCGGCGGGAGAACTCTTCGAGCGGGCAGGCGGTGTGCGCCCACGGCAGTTTCGACCAGATAGAGCTGCGGGACTCCGCGCTCGCCGTGCAGGGGTGGATGATGCTCCCGGGCGCAGCGTTCGACCGCCTGATCGTCTACATCAACGAGGCGGAGGCGGCGCGCGCGACCCCCGTGGAGAAAGCCGAGCTCGGCACCGTATTTCCCACGGTCCCGCATGCCCCGTCCGCGGGATTCCGTTTCTCCGTCGCGCTTGCGCCCGAACAGACGGAGGGGATGATCGACATCCGCGTGGCGGGGGTCACGGGGGGACGCGAAACCGCGCTGCTGGAAACGTGGTACCGCGGCGGCATCGAGTCGCTCCTCCCCGTCCCGCCCCTCGACCTGATGAAGAGGGTCACGATCTACACGTGTTTCTACATCACCGGCGGGCTGCATTCGTACCGCGACTTCTGGAGCGCGATCCGCCGGCACACCGATCCCGCGACGTTGGGCGCGGTGCTCGACTGGGGCTGCGGCTGCGGACGTCTCACCCGCCACTTCATCAGCTTCTCCGGCATCCCGCGCATCTGCGGCTGCGACATCGACGCGGGGGCGATCGCCTGGTGCGCGGAGAATCTCGCCCCGGCGCAGTTCGCGACCGTCCCGCTCCACCCGCCCGCCCCGTACGAGGACGACAGCTTCGACGCGGTGGTCGCCTATTCCGTCCTGACCCACCTGACAAAAGACGTGCAGTTGGAGTGGATCAAGGAGATGCGGCGGATACTGAAACCCGGCGGGCTCTTCCTGGCGAGCGTGCACGGCGAGTCGGCCGCCTTCGTGAGCTTCAACAAGGAAGCGCCGAATATCCTCGCGGACGGAATCTGCGACTCCTTCCATGGCGGACCGCAACTGGACGGCATCGCCCCCCCGGGCTACTACCGGGGGACGTTCCAAGCGAAGCGGTACACCCTTCGCGAGTATTCGCGGCTATTCGAGATCCTCGAATACAGGGAGCGGGGCGCGATCAACTTCCAGGATCTCGTGGTGATGCGCAAGCGCTGATATATCCGCGCGGGAGGGGGAGCGTCGCGCAGCTCAAGGACGGCGTTCGACCGATTCCTCGGCGAGATCGGGATACAGGCGCGCTCGACACGGGGAGGGAAGAAACGCGCGGGGCACCATCCTGTATCCGCAAAACCGGCACTCGCCGGCGCGAACCCGGCCCGCCCGCGCACAGGTTCGCAGCAGGGTACCCGCGGGGCAGGTCTTCTTCAGGACGAAGCCGACGCTGGTGAACCGGGACCCGCCCCACCCGTGCACACGGTCGATATGCGTATCCGGGTCGTTGAAGATTTCATCCACCGGCCGCGGGACGGCCCTTCGGTCAAGGAGGCGCAGGGAGGGATGGTGCGTGAGGAGCGCCCGGTACCAGTCGTCGCGCGGATAGAGGTCGACCGTGGCGATGAGCACCCCCCCCCAGTCGAGGACGCGCGCCATCTCGTCGATCGCCGCCAGCCGCGGCGCCATGATCTCGAGGTGCTCCAGGACGCTCACGCAGATCACGGCGTCGAAACTCCGATCCCGCCAGCTCATCGCGCGGATATCCTCGACCCGGTAATCGATGCCCACGCCGTGTCGGGCAGACATCTTCGCGTCTATACCCTCGGCTGATCCGGCCTCGGCAAAGATTTTATCCGATCCGCTGACGCGGCAGCCCCGCTGCGCACAGTAGACGCCGATCTCGCTCCTCCCGCATCCCGCGTCCAGAACCCGCAACCCGTTGCGCGGCTTCAGATTCTCGAGGACGAACGGATACTCCCACCCGCGCGTGGAATCCTCCGCCAGGCTCGCTCCCCATGCGCCCTCATCGAGATAGCGGCGGATCTCGCTTTTCCTGGCGTACCGGATCACCTTCTGCTCCCTCCGTCGGGGCGTGTGCGCGGGAATCGCGCCGGCTCACAGATCGACGACGAACGAACGGTTGCAGCGGTCCCTGATGAACGCGCAGGCGCGCTTCATCTCGTCGGGGGGGATGGAGAGGCCGATTTTTTTCGCCCGCTCGGCGAGGACGCTCGCGCGGTCCGACTGGAGCATCTCGTCGAGTATCTCGCCGTGCTCGCAGGGATGGTAGCAGGTGAGAGAGCACGGATTGAGCATCAGGGAGTAGAGGCTCCGGCACGCCGTGATCAGCTTCCCCACGGGGCCCGCCGCATCGTGCCGCGGTTTGAAGTAGGTGCTGTAGTACTCCTCCGGCTTGCAGTGCGTCCATTTCCCGTCCGGGAAGAGGAGCGCCACGAAGAACTGCCGCCAGCACCGGCTCCTGCTCCGCACCCCCTCGCGCGTCAGACCGCTGAAATCGCTCAGCCCCCGCAGCGTGATATTGATCTCCGGGAACTCCTTCTGCCATTCCGCGCTCTTCCGGAAAAACTCCCGCCACATCTCCGGGGTCTTGAGCACGGTCATCGGGCTGTCGTACGGGATGAGGGGTTTGACCTCCACGCTCATCTGGTAGGGGCTCTTCCTCTGTATCTCCGTCAGCCGGCGGAACAGCTCCGGGAGGTGCGGAAACGACTTGTCGGAGGCGGTCGGGACGATCATCACCCGCCGGAACCTGCTCCAGGAGGGGCGCGGGTGCGTCACGATCCGCTCGAGCGTGTCGAGGAGCAGGTCCCCGTCAACCCCCCGCTGCGCCTTGTTGATCTCCCCCACCCCGTCGAGGCTGAACGGGAGGATGTTGACGTACGGGAGCACCGCCATCAGGACGTCGTAGGGCCCCGTCCCGTTCGAGTTGAACTCCAGCGAAAGCCCTTCGCCGAGGCTTTCCCGAAGACGCCGCATCAGGTCCACGACACCCGGGACCAGCGTCGGCTCTCCGCCGGAGATGCAGATATGCTTGGGCTTCACCCGCAGGAGTTCCCCGAGCGCCTTCTCGTAGTCGGGTTTGCGTCTCCGCACCTCGTCGCTGTTGAAGCAGTAGACACAGCGCTGGTTGCAGTGGAAGGTGATGAGCCAGGTCACGCACCAGTGGAAGTTGGGGTAGGAACTCCTGTGCAGGCGGAGCAGCCGCTCCGTATTGATCATCAGCCCCATTGTCGCCCCTCCGAATCGCTACATCTATAAATAAAAAGTATAGCGCGATTCCGATTCCGGGGCAACAGGCCAATCGTCCAATCGGCGTGTTGATCATCGCGCCCGATGTTGGGCCGCCCACTATCCGCCCCACTATTCGTGTCCGCACTATTCGGTGCGGACGGGATGGGATTGATATATACTGTTTTTTCCGACGGCGCATTCCCTTTTCGGCGTACACAGGCGGAACCCGATGAATGTCGTTTTCGTTGCCTACGAGGACCTCCGGGGGGCGGGGGTCATCCACGCGTACAATTTCGCGTGCGAGATCGCCCGCATGGGCGACCGCGTCCTCTTCCTGATGCCGGGCCTGCGCGAGAGCGTGGGCGTGATGGATCGCGCGCCCGGGTTCGAGATCGGCATCCTGCGCTTCGATCATGCGATCCTGGTGCCGTCCCTCCGCGCCCGGATCGCCGCCTTCTCCCCCGATATCGTCCACGTCTGGACGCCGCGGAACATCCCGGCGCGGGCGGCGCTGGAAATCCGATTGCGCACCGGCGCGAGGATCGTCATCCACTACGAGGACGACGAGGAGTTCGTCTACAACCAGCAGTTCCCCCCCGATCCCCTCTTCCGAGCGCGCTACACGATCAAGACGCTCGGGTTTCCCCGCCCCGGGGAGCCCCACCCGCACCTTTGGTTCTGGAAGAACCCTCTCATCTCGGCTCTGGCGAACCGCGCGGCGGCGTCCTTCACGGCGCTCTCCCCCGCGTTGCGGGACTCGCTGGCCGCCCGCTGGTCCAAGAGGATCGACGTGCTCTACCCGGGGGTCGATCTCGACAAATTCCATCCCGGGGCCGCCCCCGCGCCGGTGCGCGAGCGGTTCGGTCTCTCGGGGCGGAAACTCGTCGTCTACTCCGGGTCCGTCGCCCTGTACCATGACTTCGATATCCTCCTGAGGGCCATCGCGATCGTTGTCCGCAAGGATCCGTCCGTCTGCCTGCTCCAGTTCGGGAGGTTCGCCTGGACCGAGGAGCGCACGCAGGCGCTCATCAATGAACTCGGCATCCGCGACCACGTCGTCCTCGGCGGCGAGGTCCCCCACAGGGAGATCCCCGCGCATCTTGCGGCCGCCGACGTCCTCGTCCATCCCGCCCGCTTCAACGATTTCAACACCTACCGCCTCCCCTCGAAGATCCCCGAGTATCTCGCGATGGGGAAGCCCGCCGTGATCTCCCAGGCGGGCATCGGCGCGGAGTTCAGGGACCGGGTCGAGGTCCTCAAGACCCGCACGGAGGACCCGGCGGAGCTTGCCGGAAAGATCACGGAGCTTTTGGGCGACGAGGCCTTGCGCGACGCCCTCGGGAAAGGCGCCCGCCTCGCGGCGGAGCGGCTCTTCAACCTCGAGGCGAACGCGCTTCAACTCCGTGGGATTTACCGATCCGTCTGCCCGGGAAAGAAGCCCGCCGCCCCCGCGCGCGGCGGACCGACGCGCTGAGGCCCCGCGCGGGTGGCGCTGCGGGGCGGCGGTTGTGCTACACTAGCGTCCGCAGATCGAGCGTCGCGGAATCGCAGCGCCTCCGGGAATGCGCCTATGAAGGTCGTGCACGTCTCTCATTTCTTCCCGCCCACGCACCACGCGGGGGCCGAGACATACGCCTACAACCTCGCCAGGGAGCTGGCGGGCCGGCACGAGGTCTCCGTCTATACACGAGACTTCCCGTCGCCCCGCGGGCCGCTTTCCGCCGCGGAGGGGTTGTTCGAGGGGATGCGCGTCCGGCGAATCCGATGTCCGCTGCCGGAGACGTTCATCCGCTCATTCATCAACGAGGAGATCCAGGCCGACTTCAGGGCCTTCCTCCTCGCAATCAGACCGGAGATCGTGCACTTCCACCACCACGTCTTCCTCTCCGTGTCGCTCATCGACGAGGCGACCTCCCTCGGGATCCCGTTCGTGATGAGCCTGCACGACTACTTCTACATCTGCCCGCAGATACAGATGTCAAGGCCGGGCCTGCGGATCTGCCCGGGCCCGCACGGGGGGATCAACTGCCTCTCCTGCGGACACGCGCTCATGAGGCGGTTCAGCACCTCGTGGGGCAAGGAGCCCGGGGACGAGGATTCCCACTCGTTCGCCGGACGCCTGATCAGGAAGGCGCTGCCGAAACACCTCGTCACCCGCATGAAGAACCGCTACCTCAGCGAGTACTACCCGCTGGGGGGGATCCAGCCGCGGAGGGCGCTCGCCGCGATGCGCCTCCGGTACGTCATCGGCCGCATCAACAGGGCCGAGGCCATCCTCGCGCACTCCCGGCACCAGCGGGAGAAGTACCTGGCGGAGGGGGTCGACGAGGAGAGGATCGCGTACGCCCCGTCCGGGATGAACCACGCGCCGTTCAAAGGTTTCTCGAAACAGCCCGGCGGCGGGAGGGTGCGCTTCTCCTACGTCGGCTCCATCGTCCCCCACAAGGGGCTCCACGTCCTCATACCGGCCTTCAACCGGCTCCCCCCCGATGCCGCGGAGCTCAACATCTTCGGTTTCACGGACCAGGTCCCCGAGTATACCGC from Chlamydiota bacterium encodes the following:
- a CDS encoding class I SAM-dependent methyltransferase translates to MIRYARKSEIRRYLDEGAWGASLAEDSTRGWEYPFVLENLKPRNGLRVLDAGCGRSEIGVYCAQRGCRVSGSDKIFAEAGSAEGIDAKMSARHGVGIDYRVEDIRAMSWRDRSFDAVICVSVLEHLEIMAPRLAAIDEMARVLDWGGVLIATVDLYPRDDWYRALLTHHPSLRLLDRRAVPRPVDEIFNDPDTHIDRVHGWGGSRFTSVGFVLKKTCPAGTLLRTCARAGRVRAGECRFCGYRMVPRAFLPSPCRARLYPDLAEESVERRP
- a CDS encoding glycosyltransferase family 4 protein, which produces MNVVFVAYEDLRGAGVIHAYNFACEIARMGDRVLFLMPGLRESVGVMDRAPGFEIGILRFDHAILVPSLRARIAAFSPDIVHVWTPRNIPARAALEIRLRTGARIVIHYEDDEEFVYNQQFPPDPLFRARYTIKTLGFPRPGEPHPHLWFWKNPLISALANRAAASFTALSPALRDSLAARWSKRIDVLYPGVDLDKFHPGAAPAPVRERFGLSGRKLVVYSGSVALYHDFDILLRAIAIVVRKDPSVCLLQFGRFAWTEERTQALINELGIRDHVVLGGEVPHREIPAHLAAADVLVHPARFNDFNTYRLPSKIPEYLAMGKPAVISQAGIGAEFRDRVEVLKTRTEDPAELAGKITELLGDEALRDALGKGARLAAERLFNLEANALQLRGIYRSVCPGKKPAAPARGGPTR
- a CDS encoding glycosyltransferase family 2 protein; the encoded protein is MTDRAQPLTAVVVLNWNGRAHLETCLSSILGQSHPRTAAYLVDNGSTDGSVGFVRERFSRVRVIAFPENTGFCAGNNAGMRAALREGADYILLLNNDTEIDPGCVAALVREAETDPLIGACGCRMLFFHERTLINSTGVEASIYGQCWDRGKGRFSGGRWLEACDILAACGGALFLRASALRETGLLCERFFTYFEDVDLCIRLRGKGFGVRYVPEAVVFHKLGATAELPVYTPRKMFFVQRNRFLLVLRNCPARLLPSVIIANAAFELRRARAHLRLRDADALLVQARAVISILFLLPAIALHRLRTRRDARGRAWSMLHTHPDACPDLLPDPPSPPGEELSNRVVMGAREGGRGKGWYGPMEADGTRFRWMGARATVTLLLPPGEARLALVIADPYPDAPRKECLVYGAGALLGRLTPDRSFRRHELAFHGRPGAVEIVLEASGLIDGFALGEPADFSFRVSEIGFL
- a CDS encoding glycosyltransferase family 4 protein, whose translation is MKVVHVSHFFPPTHHAGAETYAYNLARELAGRHEVSVYTRDFPSPRGPLSAAEGLFEGMRVRRIRCPLPETFIRSFINEEIQADFRAFLLAIRPEIVHFHHHVFLSVSLIDEATSLGIPFVMSLHDYFYICPQIQMSRPGLRICPGPHGGINCLSCGHALMRRFSTSWGKEPGDEDSHSFAGRLIRKALPKHLVTRMKNRYLSEYYPLGGIQPRRALAAMRLRYVIGRINRAEAILAHSRHQREKYLAEGVDEERIAYAPSGMNHAPFKGFSKQPGGGRVRFSYVGSIVPHKGLHVLIPAFNRLPPDAAELNIFGFTDQVPEYTAHLRTLVTHPRIRFRGGFPHTAVAEPYRETDVLVVPSLWHENRPVVIQDAFLSKTPVIASAGCAISEFVRDGADGFLFEMGDVDQLEQALMRFVAEPGLAARLGGNAPPVLSIEEDARRIEKLYESSIAGRRPAYLPR
- a CDS encoding glycosyltransferase — encoded protein: MADGRQFISVVVPTRNRRDTLGRCLEGFRLQALPADCFEVVVVDDGSDDGTGALLAEAAKGMRNLRHFRQEPGGPAAARNIGIREARGPLVLFTGDDCIPSPDLLVEHARTHRLHPSVAVLGYVTWHPDLEVTPFMRYLAVDMQFSFPRIEKTPRSVTFNLFYTSNISVEKRLLEAAGLFDEDFKDAVFEDVEMGYRLWKTGVGTVYNRRAITYHYHPVTLEEYIRRSVKRGRAAALLYRKHPELKSTDFIHLEDLTDPKVRFDFYNAVLRYHNAVGLQEVLAEPDAAGPIALIPLEDRLRNWAGESLDRLAGIARGQKTQIEALERAVRDAQQALRATQEALAERDRLVATLDEKNARKNARIDELERFELRVKSSLPFRAYLGLAKLLGRGKSPAGPR
- a CDS encoding class I SAM-dependent methyltransferase, which produces MGWDSFPKGTLYRKAREIVMGTARNDSLRQIEERLLCIEEYIRQRRRENSSSGQAVCAHGSFDQIELRDSALAVQGWMMLPGAAFDRLIVYINEAEAARATPVEKAELGTVFPTVPHAPSAGFRFSVALAPEQTEGMIDIRVAGVTGGRETALLETWYRGGIESLLPVPPLDLMKRVTIYTCFYITGGLHSYRDFWSAIRRHTDPATLGAVLDWGCGCGRLTRHFISFSGIPRICGCDIDAGAIAWCAENLAPAQFATVPLHPPAPYEDDSFDAVVAYSVLTHLTKDVQLEWIKEMRRILKPGGLFLASVHGESAAFVSFNKEAPNILADGICDSFHGGPQLDGIAPPGYYRGTFQAKRYTLREYSRLFEILEYRERGAINFQDLVVMRKR
- a CDS encoding glycosyltransferase family 4 protein, with amino-acid sequence MKISFVTVNLLENDAVGNDIGARIGILSRAGHDCRVFVSRDFPAVRRDCASLATLASYPEFLLASRFADRLAPSADDPFRCHQDADISFYNYFGGSELYHSIALPHRGIRVFDYHGVTSPELVDDVAARGTYERGVRETALVRYADFALVRSAYMRDELARTFGFPADRITVLPYETDTSRFTPGPRDPALAQRYGLAGRRVLLYVGRMASHKKIDELVQALAATRREIPDAVLLLVGNTSEAAHRRVMEEALRRARELGVGDSVIFTGEIDHAALPAYYRLCDLFVTASRHEGFCIPVIEAMACGKPVIGARATALPDTIGDGGLLFEPGDHKALAAAAARLLRETKGGGDTPYRALSRAALARAGRFSAGSYRRAFLEFVERAAKRERGGHTPEPPPPPAVSTSLPAAFSRLCAGADVSIDYHDASPRRFAGRMLSRARGKVTAHLRRFYLDILAARQSDFNRSATRAADEIARCLCILKDSLDELDTRLRRIEQELEDRRR
- a CDS encoding radical SAM protein, coding for MRGTRDLAVAYLRYGILGTSVNIDASTVCQLRCSVCPQSQDQMGFLGRGFLSFENFKRFVDAHRAIRTIELSNYGEIFLNPHLAAITRYARERGVSLTAWNGVNLNTVSEEMLETLVRFGFQGMTVSIDGASPETYGLYRRGGDFRRVIDNLERLNYFKKRYRSETPHLHWQFVVFGHNEHEIPAARRMAGELGMHFIPKTNWDSSFSPLRDRDYVARETGLGAGEGAGSGDVRARLRQASGPCSLVWFSPQINWDGRLLGCCVNLWKDFGNVFDRGLARCVEDPGYRHLKRALLGRADAPGDIPCIACPRYSVLSKIPPAERMGLVGVRGRRPLPPEIIERIAFSKGLLQRMRRLVRPSHPPPAAG
- a CDS encoding radical SAM protein, with product MGLMINTERLLRLHRSSYPNFHWCVTWLITFHCNQRCVYCFNSDEVRRRKPDYEKALGELLRVKPKHICISGGEPTLVPGVVDLMRRLRESLGEGLSLEFNSNGTGPYDVLMAVLPYVNILPFSLDGVGEINKAQRGVDGDLLLDTLERIVTHPRPSWSRFRRVMIVPTASDKSFPHLPELFRRLTEIQRKSPYQMSVEVKPLIPYDSPMTVLKTPEMWREFFRKSAEWQKEFPEINITLRGLSDFSGLTREGVRSRSRCWRQFFVALLFPDGKWTHCKPEEYYSTYFKPRHDAAGPVGKLITACRSLYSLMLNPCSLTCYHPCEHGEILDEMLQSDRASVLAERAKKIGLSIPPDEMKRACAFIRDRCNRSFVVDL